In a genomic window of Phacochoerus africanus isolate WHEZ1 chromosome 6, ROS_Pafr_v1, whole genome shotgun sequence:
- the NPBWR1 gene encoding neuropeptides B/W receptor type 1: protein MHNASSWGPGHLNTSCPGLELRCPNESGPPPPPLPPPLAVAVPVVYGVICAVGLAGNSAVLYVLLRAPRMKTVTNLFILNLAVADELFTLVLPINIADFLLRRWPFGELMCKLIVAIDQYNTFSSLYFLTVMSADRYLVVLATAESRRVAGRTYGAARAVSLAVWGFVTLVVLPFAVFARLDDEQGRRQCVLVFPQPEAFWWRASRLYTLVLGFAIPVSTICVLYTTLLCRLRAIRLDSHAKALDRAKKRVTILVAAILAACLLCWTPYHLSTLVALTTDLPQTPLVIAVSYFITSLSYANSCLNPFLYAFLDDSFRRSLRQLMTCRAAA from the coding sequence ATGCACAACGCGTCGTCCTGGGGGCCGGGGCACTTGAACACATCGTGCCCCGGGCTCGAGCTTCGCTGCCCCAACGAGtccgggccgccgccgccgccgctgccgccgccgctcgCCGTGGCAGTGCCGGTCGTGTACGGGGTGATCTGCGCCGTGGGTCTGGCGGGCAACTCGGCGGTGCTGTACGTGCTGCTGCGGGCGCCCCGCATGAAGACGGTCACCAACCTGTTTATCCTCAACCTGGCCGTGGCCGACGAGCTCTTCACGCTCGTGCTGCCCATCAACATCGCCGACTTCCTGCTGCGGCGGTGGCCCTTCGGGGAGCTCATGTGCAAGCTCATCGTTGCCATTGACCAGTACAACACCTTCTCCAGCCTCTACTTCCTCACGGTCATGAGCGCCGACCGCTACCTGGTAGTGCTGGCCACCGCAGAGTCGCGCCGGGTGGCGGGCCGCACGTACGGCGCGGCGCGCGCAGTGAGCCTGGCGGTGTGGGGGTTCGTGACACTGGTGGTGCTGCCCTTTGCCGTCTTCGCGCGCCTCGACGACGAGCAGGGACGGCGCCAGTGCGTGCTGGTCTTCCCTCAGCCGGAGGCCTTCTGGTGGCGCGCGAGTCGCCTCTACACGCTGGTGCTTGGCTTCGCCATCCCGGTGTCCACGATCTGCGTCCTCTACACCACGCTGTTATGCCGGCTGCGCGCCATCCGCCTTGACAGCCACGCCAAGGCCCTGGACCGCGCCAAGAAGCGGGTGACGATCCTGGTGGCGGCGATCCTGGCCGCGTGCCTCCTCTGCTGGACGCCCTACCACTTGAGCACCCTGGTGGCGCTCACCACCGACCTCCCGCAGACGCCGCTCGTCATCGCCGTCTCCTACTTCATCACCAGCCTGAGCTACGCCAACAGCTGCCTCAACCCCTTCCTCTACGCCTTCCTGGACGACAGCTTCCGCAGGAGCCTCCGCCAGCTCATGACGTGCCGCGCCGCGGCCTGA